From a single Ailuropoda melanoleuca isolate Jingjing chromosome 12, ASM200744v2, whole genome shotgun sequence genomic region:
- the NUTF2 gene encoding nuclear transport factor 2 gives MGDKPIWEQIGSSFIQHYYQLFDNDRTQLGAIYIDASCLTWEGQQFQGKAAIVEKLSSLPFQKIQHSITAQDHQPTPDSCIISMVVGQLKADEDPIMGFHQMFLLKNINDAWVCTNDMFRLALHNFG, from the exons ATGGGAGACAAGCCAATTTGGGAGCAGATTGGATCCAGCTTCATTCAACATTACTACCAGTTATTTGATAACGACAGAACCCAACTAGGCGCAATTTAT ATTGATGCATCATGCCTTACGTGGGAGGGACAGCAGTTCCAGGGGAAAGCTGCCATTGTGGAGAAGTTGTCT AGCCTTCCGTTCCAGAAAATCCAGCATAGCATCACGGCACAGGACCATCAGCCCACGCCAGATAGCTGCATTATCAGCATGGTTGTGGGCCAGCTCAAG GCTGATGAAGACCCCATCATGGGGTTCCACCAGATGTTCCTATTAAAGAACATCAATGATGCTTGGGTTTGCACCAATGACATGTTCAGGCTTGCCCTGCACAACTTCGGTTGA
- the THAP11 gene encoding THAP domain-containing protein 11: MPGFTCCVPGCYNNSHRDKALHFYTFPKDAELRRLWLKNVSRAGVSGCFSTFQPTTGHRLCSVHFQGGRKTYTVRVPTIFPLRGVNERKVARRPAGAAAARRRQQQQQQQQQQQQQQQPPPQQQQQQPSPSASTAQASQLQPNLVSASAAVLLTLQAAVDSSQAPGSVPPTPTTPTGEDVKPIDLTVQVEFAAAEGAAAAAAASELEAATAGLEAAECPMGPQLVVVGEEGFPDTGSDHSYSLSSGTTEEELLRKLNEQRDILALMEVKMKEMKGSIRHLRLTEAKLREELREKDRLLAMAVIRKKHGM; this comes from the coding sequence ATGCCAGGCTTTACGTGCTGCGTGCCGGGCTGCTACAACAACTCGCACCGGGACAAGGCGCTGCACTTCTACACGTTTCCCAAGGACGCTGAACTGCGGCGCCTGTGGCTCAAGAACGTGTCCCGTGCTGGCGTCAGTGGGTGCTTCTCCACCTTCCAGCCCACCACGGGTCACCGTCTCTGCAGCGTCCACTTCCAGGGCGGCCGCAAGACCTACACGGTGCGCGTCCCCACCATCTTCCCGCTGCGCGGCGTCAACGAGCGCAAAGTAGCACGCAGACCCGCGGGGGCTGCAGCTGCCCGCCGcaggcagcagcagcaacaacaacagcagcagcagcagcagcagcagcaaccgCCGCctcaacaacagcagcagcagccgtcGCCGTCAGCCTCCACTGCCCAGGCCTCCCAGCTGCAGCCGAACCTGGTGTCTGCCTCTGCTGCTGTGCTTCTCACCCTTCAGGCCGCTGTAGACAGCAGCCAGGCTCCGGGGTCCGTGCCCCCAACGCCCACCACTCCCACCGGCGAAGACGTGAAACCCATCGACCTGACCGTGCAAGTGGAGTTCGCTGCTGCAGAGGGCGCAGCCGCCGCGGCCGCCGCGTCGGAGCTAGAGGCTGCTACGGCAGGGCTGGAGGCCGCAGAGTGCCCTATGGGTCCCcagttggtggtggtgggggaagagggCTTCCCTGATACTGGCTCCGACCACTCATACTCCTTGTCGTCAGGCACCACGGAGGAGGAGCTCCTGCGCAAGCTTAACGAGCAGCGGGACATCCTGGCGCTGATGGAGGTGAAGATGAAGGAGATGAAAGGGAGCATCCGCCACCTGCGTCTCACCGAGGCCAAGCTACGAGAAGAACTCCGCGAGAAGGATCGGCTGCTGGCCATGGCTGTCATCCGAAAGAAGCACGGAATGTGA
- the CENPT gene encoding centromere protein T isoform X1 produces MAEAMADSYNGDSEPTTRTLLRRVLDTADTRTPRRRRSARVGAQKALLETPSSRRLSSPTKMNVRRHSHRVRSIGRLAHVHTSGNVEEQTPRTLLKNILLTAPESSIMRPESVVKPVPTPQVVQSSRRDSSRGSLELQLPELEPPTTLALGLLAPGRRKQRLRLSVFQQGMDQGLPLSQEPRGNASASSLTSSLNLTFATPLQPQSVQRPGLARRPPTRRAVDVGAFLQDLRDTSLALASPGDSLRTPVATLPADTVLEDTQPFSQPLVGRSPSGYHSLTCLSHTEVEDAERAVSLRTQSSGPRLQNHSLYVCPAESPGCWFLLHVRAESVLDQDTPNKYHPGKPAELLAGKAKKVDAHAVSFPNNSSAISGEDGVEPLQDGVDEEAEERMEESLSVSEVMDTTGTQGSVRTEKSKRHREMSEAVEAKEPEGSSGDEDISGRRASPELASSTTEFLQARQPQFLEPALPPSTAVLSSEPLEPLPTRLPPRARTPGPRPRQDPHKTGLSHYVKLFSFYAKMPMEKKALEMVEKCLDKYFQHLCDDLEVFAAHAGRKTVKPEDLELLMRRQGLVNDQVSLHVLVERYLPLEYRQLLIPCAFSGNSVFPAQ; encoded by the exons ATGGCTGAGGCAATGGCGGATAGCTACAACGGCGACAGCGAGCCTACGACGCGCACGCTCTTGCGGCGCGTGCTGGATACTGCGGATACGCGCACTCCGCGGCGACGCCGAAGTGCTAGAGTTGG TGCCCAGAAAGCCCTACTTGAAACACCTTCCTCCAGGAGGCTGAGCAGCCCAACAAAGATGAATGTGAGGCGACATTCCCATAGAGTGAGG TCTATTGGCAGATTGGCCCATGTTCACACCAGTGGGAATGTGGAGGAACAGACACCCCGGACTCTGCTGAAGAACATCCTTCTAACTG CCCCAGAATCTTCCATCATGAGGCCAGAGTCTGTGGTGAAGCCAGTGCCGACACCACAAGTGGTCCAGTCCTCTAGACGGGATAGCAGTCGGGGCAG CCTGGAGCTGCAACTTCCTGAGCTTGAGCCCCCCACAACCCTGGCTCTAGGTCTTCTGGCTCCtggcaggaggaagcagaggctgagATTGTCAGTGTTTCAGCAAGGAATGGACCAGGGACTGCCTCTCTCCCAAG AGCCTCGTGGGAATGCCAGTGCCTCCTCCCTCACCAG cTCCCTCAATTTGACCTTTGCCACTCCTCTCCAGCCACAGTCAGTGCAGAGGCCTGGTTTGGCTCGCAGACCTCCTACCCGCCGAGCTGTAGATGTGGGTGCATTTTTACAGGATCTGCGAGACACTTCTTTGGCCTTGGCTTCTCCAG GTGACAGCCTCAGAACCCCTGTTGCCACCCTGCCAGCGGATACTGTGTTGGAGGACACTCAGCCCTTCTCCCAGCCCTTGGTTGGCCGTTCCCCCAGTGGGTACCATTCCCTGACCTGTCTCTCTCACACTGAGGTTGAAGATGCTGAGAGGGCTGTCAGTCTCAGGACACAGAGCAGTGGGCCTAGGCTACAGAACCATA GCCTGTATGTGTGCCCTGCAGAGTCCCCTGGTTGTTGGTTCCTCTTACATGTCAGAGCAGAGTCGGTTTTGGACCAGGATACTCCAAACAAGTACC ATCCTGGAAAACCAGCTGAACTTCTGGCAGGAAAGGCAAAGAAGGTTGATGCCCATGCTGTGAGCTTCCCAAACAACAGCAGTGCTATCTCTGGAGAAGATGGAGTGGAGCCCTTACAGGATGGAGTTgatgaggaggcagaggaaaggatGGAGGAAAGTCTGAGTGTGAGCGAAGTGATGGACACAACAGGAACACAAGGATCTGTCAGGACAGAAAAGTCTAAGAGACATAGAGAAATGTCAGAAGCTGTTGAGGCCAAGGAGCCAGAAGGATCTTCAGGAGATGAGGACATCTCTGGTAGGAGAG CAAGTCCAGAGTTGGCTTCCAGCACCACTGAGTTTCTTCAGGCCAGACAACCTCAGTTTCTTGAGCCAGCCCTACCGCCTAGCACTGCAGT TTTATCTTCAGAGCCTCTGGAGCCTTTGCCAACCAGGCTTCCTCCCAGGGCCCGAACCCCCGGCCCCAGACCCCGTCAAGATCCCCACAAGACTGGATTGAGCCACTATGTGAAACTCTTTAGCTTCTATGCTAAGATGCCCATGGAGAAGAAGGCTCTTGAGATGGTGGAGAAGTG CCTGGACAAGTATTTCCAGCATCTCTGTGATGACCTGGAGGTATTTGCTGCTCACGCTGGCCGTAAGACTGTGAAGCCAGAGGACCTGGAACTGCTGATGCGAAG GCAGGGCCTGGTCAACGACCAAGTCTCCCTGCACGTGCTTGTAGAGCGGTACCTGCCCCTGGAGTACCGGCAGCTGCTCATCCCTTGTGCATTCAGTGGCAACTCTGTCTTCCCCGCCCAGTAG
- the CENPT gene encoding centromere protein T isoform X5, with the protein MAEAMADSYNGDSEPTTRTLLRRVLDTADTRTPRRRRSARVGAQKALLETPSSRRLSSPTKMNVRRHSHRVRSIGRLAHVHTSGNVEEQTPRTLLKNILLTAPESSIMRPESVVKPVPTPQVVQSSRRDSSRGSLELQLPELEPPTTLALGLLAPGRRKQRLRLSVFQQGMDQGLPLSQEPRGNASASSLTSSLNLTFATPLQPQSVQRPGLARRPPTRRAVDVGAFLQDLRDTSLALASPDPGKPAELLAGKAKKVDAHAVSFPNNSSAISGEDGVEPLQDGVDEEAEERMEESLSVSEVMDTTGTQGSVRTEKSKRHREMSEAVEAKEPEGSSGDEDISGRRASPELASSTTEFLQARQPQFLEPALPPSTAVLSSEPLEPLPTRLPPRARTPGPRPRQDPHKTGLSHYVKLFSFYAKMPMEKKALEMVEKCLDKYFQHLCDDLEVFAAHAGRKTVKPEDLELLMRRQGLVNDQVSLHVLVERYLPLEYRQLLIPCAFSGNSVFPAQ; encoded by the exons ATGGCTGAGGCAATGGCGGATAGCTACAACGGCGACAGCGAGCCTACGACGCGCACGCTCTTGCGGCGCGTGCTGGATACTGCGGATACGCGCACTCCGCGGCGACGCCGAAGTGCTAGAGTTGG TGCCCAGAAAGCCCTACTTGAAACACCTTCCTCCAGGAGGCTGAGCAGCCCAACAAAGATGAATGTGAGGCGACATTCCCATAGAGTGAGG TCTATTGGCAGATTGGCCCATGTTCACACCAGTGGGAATGTGGAGGAACAGACACCCCGGACTCTGCTGAAGAACATCCTTCTAACTG CCCCAGAATCTTCCATCATGAGGCCAGAGTCTGTGGTGAAGCCAGTGCCGACACCACAAGTGGTCCAGTCCTCTAGACGGGATAGCAGTCGGGGCAG CCTGGAGCTGCAACTTCCTGAGCTTGAGCCCCCCACAACCCTGGCTCTAGGTCTTCTGGCTCCtggcaggaggaagcagaggctgagATTGTCAGTGTTTCAGCAAGGAATGGACCAGGGACTGCCTCTCTCCCAAG AGCCTCGTGGGAATGCCAGTGCCTCCTCCCTCACCAG cTCCCTCAATTTGACCTTTGCCACTCCTCTCCAGCCACAGTCAGTGCAGAGGCCTGGTTTGGCTCGCAGACCTCCTACCCGCCGAGCTGTAGATGTGGGTGCATTTTTACAGGATCTGCGAGACACTTCTTTGGCCTTGGCTTCTCCAG ATCCTGGAAAACCAGCTGAACTTCTGGCAGGAAAGGCAAAGAAGGTTGATGCCCATGCTGTGAGCTTCCCAAACAACAGCAGTGCTATCTCTGGAGAAGATGGAGTGGAGCCCTTACAGGATGGAGTTgatgaggaggcagaggaaaggatGGAGGAAAGTCTGAGTGTGAGCGAAGTGATGGACACAACAGGAACACAAGGATCTGTCAGGACAGAAAAGTCTAAGAGACATAGAGAAATGTCAGAAGCTGTTGAGGCCAAGGAGCCAGAAGGATCTTCAGGAGATGAGGACATCTCTGGTAGGAGAG CAAGTCCAGAGTTGGCTTCCAGCACCACTGAGTTTCTTCAGGCCAGACAACCTCAGTTTCTTGAGCCAGCCCTACCGCCTAGCACTGCAGT TTTATCTTCAGAGCCTCTGGAGCCTTTGCCAACCAGGCTTCCTCCCAGGGCCCGAACCCCCGGCCCCAGACCCCGTCAAGATCCCCACAAGACTGGATTGAGCCACTATGTGAAACTCTTTAGCTTCTATGCTAAGATGCCCATGGAGAAGAAGGCTCTTGAGATGGTGGAGAAGTG CCTGGACAAGTATTTCCAGCATCTCTGTGATGACCTGGAGGTATTTGCTGCTCACGCTGGCCGTAAGACTGTGAAGCCAGAGGACCTGGAACTGCTGATGCGAAG GCAGGGCCTGGTCAACGACCAAGTCTCCCTGCACGTGCTTGTAGAGCGGTACCTGCCCCTGGAGTACCGGCAGCTGCTCATCCCTTGTGCATTCAGTGGCAACTCTGTCTTCCCCGCCCAGTAG
- the CENPT gene encoding centromere protein T isoform X4, translating to MAEAMADSYNGDSEPTTRTLLRRVLDTADTRTPRRRRSARVGAQKALLETPSSRRLSSPTKMNVRRHSHRVRSIGRLAHVHTSGNVEEQTPRTLLKNILLTAPESSIMRPESVVKPVPTPQVVQSSRRDSSRGSLELQLPELEPPTTLALGLLAPGRRKQRLRLSVFQQGMDQGLPLSQEPRGNASASSLTSSLNLTFATPLQPQSVQRPGLARRPPTRRAVDVGAFLQDLRDTSLALASPGDSLRTPVATLPADTVLEDTQPFSQPLVGRSPNPGKPAELLAGKAKKVDAHAVSFPNNSSAISGEDGVEPLQDGVDEEAEERMEESLSVSEVMDTTGTQGSVRTEKSKRHREMSEAVEAKEPEGSSGDEDISGRRASPELASSTTEFLQARQPQFLEPALPPSTAVLSSEPLEPLPTRLPPRARTPGPRPRQDPHKTGLSHYVKLFSFYAKMPMEKKALEMVEKCLDKYFQHLCDDLEVFAAHAGRKTVKPEDLELLMRRQGLVNDQVSLHVLVERYLPLEYRQLLIPCAFSGNSVFPAQ from the exons ATGGCTGAGGCAATGGCGGATAGCTACAACGGCGACAGCGAGCCTACGACGCGCACGCTCTTGCGGCGCGTGCTGGATACTGCGGATACGCGCACTCCGCGGCGACGCCGAAGTGCTAGAGTTGG TGCCCAGAAAGCCCTACTTGAAACACCTTCCTCCAGGAGGCTGAGCAGCCCAACAAAGATGAATGTGAGGCGACATTCCCATAGAGTGAGG TCTATTGGCAGATTGGCCCATGTTCACACCAGTGGGAATGTGGAGGAACAGACACCCCGGACTCTGCTGAAGAACATCCTTCTAACTG CCCCAGAATCTTCCATCATGAGGCCAGAGTCTGTGGTGAAGCCAGTGCCGACACCACAAGTGGTCCAGTCCTCTAGACGGGATAGCAGTCGGGGCAG CCTGGAGCTGCAACTTCCTGAGCTTGAGCCCCCCACAACCCTGGCTCTAGGTCTTCTGGCTCCtggcaggaggaagcagaggctgagATTGTCAGTGTTTCAGCAAGGAATGGACCAGGGACTGCCTCTCTCCCAAG AGCCTCGTGGGAATGCCAGTGCCTCCTCCCTCACCAG cTCCCTCAATTTGACCTTTGCCACTCCTCTCCAGCCACAGTCAGTGCAGAGGCCTGGTTTGGCTCGCAGACCTCCTACCCGCCGAGCTGTAGATGTGGGTGCATTTTTACAGGATCTGCGAGACACTTCTTTGGCCTTGGCTTCTCCAG GTGACAGCCTCAGAACCCCTGTTGCCACCCTGCCAGCGGATACTGTGTTGGAGGACACTCAGCCCTTCTCCCAGCCCTTGGTTGGCCGTTCCCCCA ATCCTGGAAAACCAGCTGAACTTCTGGCAGGAAAGGCAAAGAAGGTTGATGCCCATGCTGTGAGCTTCCCAAACAACAGCAGTGCTATCTCTGGAGAAGATGGAGTGGAGCCCTTACAGGATGGAGTTgatgaggaggcagaggaaaggatGGAGGAAAGTCTGAGTGTGAGCGAAGTGATGGACACAACAGGAACACAAGGATCTGTCAGGACAGAAAAGTCTAAGAGACATAGAGAAATGTCAGAAGCTGTTGAGGCCAAGGAGCCAGAAGGATCTTCAGGAGATGAGGACATCTCTGGTAGGAGAG CAAGTCCAGAGTTGGCTTCCAGCACCACTGAGTTTCTTCAGGCCAGACAACCTCAGTTTCTTGAGCCAGCCCTACCGCCTAGCACTGCAGT TTTATCTTCAGAGCCTCTGGAGCCTTTGCCAACCAGGCTTCCTCCCAGGGCCCGAACCCCCGGCCCCAGACCCCGTCAAGATCCCCACAAGACTGGATTGAGCCACTATGTGAAACTCTTTAGCTTCTATGCTAAGATGCCCATGGAGAAGAAGGCTCTTGAGATGGTGGAGAAGTG CCTGGACAAGTATTTCCAGCATCTCTGTGATGACCTGGAGGTATTTGCTGCTCACGCTGGCCGTAAGACTGTGAAGCCAGAGGACCTGGAACTGCTGATGCGAAG GCAGGGCCTGGTCAACGACCAAGTCTCCCTGCACGTGCTTGTAGAGCGGTACCTGCCCCTGGAGTACCGGCAGCTGCTCATCCCTTGTGCATTCAGTGGCAACTCTGTCTTCCCCGCCCAGTAG
- the CENPT gene encoding centromere protein T isoform X2: MAEAMADSYNGDSEPTTRTLLRRVLDTADTRTPRRRRSARVGAQKALLETPSSRRLSSPTKMNVRRHSHRVRSIGRLAHVHTSGNVEEQTPRTLLKNILLTAPESSIMRPESVVKPVPTPQVVQSSRRDSSRGSLELQLPELEPPTTLALGLLAPGRRKQRLRLSVFQQGMDQGLPLSQEPRGNASASSLTSSLNLTFATPLQPQSVQRPGLARRPPTRRAVDVGAFLQDLRDTSLALASPGDSLRTPVATLPADTVLEDTQPFSQPLVGRSPSGYHSLTCLSHTEVEDAERAVSLRTQSSGPRLQNHSLYVCPAESPGCWFLLHVRAESVLDQDTPNKYHPGKPAELLAGKAKKVDAHAVSFPNNSSAISGEDGVEPLQDGVDEEAEERMEESLSVSEVMDTTGTQGSVRTEKSKRHREMSEAVEAKEPEGSSGDEDISASPELASSTTEFLQARQPQFLEPALPPSTAVLSSEPLEPLPTRLPPRARTPGPRPRQDPHKTGLSHYVKLFSFYAKMPMEKKALEMVEKCLDKYFQHLCDDLEVFAAHAGRKTVKPEDLELLMRRQGLVNDQVSLHVLVERYLPLEYRQLLIPCAFSGNSVFPAQ; this comes from the exons ATGGCTGAGGCAATGGCGGATAGCTACAACGGCGACAGCGAGCCTACGACGCGCACGCTCTTGCGGCGCGTGCTGGATACTGCGGATACGCGCACTCCGCGGCGACGCCGAAGTGCTAGAGTTGG TGCCCAGAAAGCCCTACTTGAAACACCTTCCTCCAGGAGGCTGAGCAGCCCAACAAAGATGAATGTGAGGCGACATTCCCATAGAGTGAGG TCTATTGGCAGATTGGCCCATGTTCACACCAGTGGGAATGTGGAGGAACAGACACCCCGGACTCTGCTGAAGAACATCCTTCTAACTG CCCCAGAATCTTCCATCATGAGGCCAGAGTCTGTGGTGAAGCCAGTGCCGACACCACAAGTGGTCCAGTCCTCTAGACGGGATAGCAGTCGGGGCAG CCTGGAGCTGCAACTTCCTGAGCTTGAGCCCCCCACAACCCTGGCTCTAGGTCTTCTGGCTCCtggcaggaggaagcagaggctgagATTGTCAGTGTTTCAGCAAGGAATGGACCAGGGACTGCCTCTCTCCCAAG AGCCTCGTGGGAATGCCAGTGCCTCCTCCCTCACCAG cTCCCTCAATTTGACCTTTGCCACTCCTCTCCAGCCACAGTCAGTGCAGAGGCCTGGTTTGGCTCGCAGACCTCCTACCCGCCGAGCTGTAGATGTGGGTGCATTTTTACAGGATCTGCGAGACACTTCTTTGGCCTTGGCTTCTCCAG GTGACAGCCTCAGAACCCCTGTTGCCACCCTGCCAGCGGATACTGTGTTGGAGGACACTCAGCCCTTCTCCCAGCCCTTGGTTGGCCGTTCCCCCAGTGGGTACCATTCCCTGACCTGTCTCTCTCACACTGAGGTTGAAGATGCTGAGAGGGCTGTCAGTCTCAGGACACAGAGCAGTGGGCCTAGGCTACAGAACCATA GCCTGTATGTGTGCCCTGCAGAGTCCCCTGGTTGTTGGTTCCTCTTACATGTCAGAGCAGAGTCGGTTTTGGACCAGGATACTCCAAACAAGTACC ATCCTGGAAAACCAGCTGAACTTCTGGCAGGAAAGGCAAAGAAGGTTGATGCCCATGCTGTGAGCTTCCCAAACAACAGCAGTGCTATCTCTGGAGAAGATGGAGTGGAGCCCTTACAGGATGGAGTTgatgaggaggcagaggaaaggatGGAGGAAAGTCTGAGTGTGAGCGAAGTGATGGACACAACAGGAACACAAGGATCTGTCAGGACAGAAAAGTCTAAGAGACATAGAGAAATGTCAGAAGCTGTTGAGGCCAAGGAGCCAGAAGGATCTTCAGGAGATGAGGACATCTCTG CAAGTCCAGAGTTGGCTTCCAGCACCACTGAGTTTCTTCAGGCCAGACAACCTCAGTTTCTTGAGCCAGCCCTACCGCCTAGCACTGCAGT TTTATCTTCAGAGCCTCTGGAGCCTTTGCCAACCAGGCTTCCTCCCAGGGCCCGAACCCCCGGCCCCAGACCCCGTCAAGATCCCCACAAGACTGGATTGAGCCACTATGTGAAACTCTTTAGCTTCTATGCTAAGATGCCCATGGAGAAGAAGGCTCTTGAGATGGTGGAGAAGTG CCTGGACAAGTATTTCCAGCATCTCTGTGATGACCTGGAGGTATTTGCTGCTCACGCTGGCCGTAAGACTGTGAAGCCAGAGGACCTGGAACTGCTGATGCGAAG GCAGGGCCTGGTCAACGACCAAGTCTCCCTGCACGTGCTTGTAGAGCGGTACCTGCCCCTGGAGTACCGGCAGCTGCTCATCCCTTGTGCATTCAGTGGCAACTCTGTCTTCCCCGCCCAGTAG
- the CENPT gene encoding centromere protein T isoform X3, which yields MAEAMADSYNGDSEPTTRTLLRRVLDTADTRTPRRRRSARVGAQKALLETPSSRRLSSPTKMNVRRHSHRVRSIGRLAHVHTSGNVEEQTPRTLLKNILLTAPESSIMRPESVVKPVPTPQVVQSSRRDSSRGSLELQLPELEPPTTLALGLLAPGRRKQRLRLSVFQQGMDQGLPLSQEPRGNASASSLTSSLNLTFATPLQPQSVQRPGLARRPPTRRAVDVGAFLQDLRDTSLALASPGDSLRTPVATLPADTVLEDTQPFSQPLVGRSPSGYHSLTCLSHTEVEDAERAVSLRTQSSGPRLQNHNPGKPAELLAGKAKKVDAHAVSFPNNSSAISGEDGVEPLQDGVDEEAEERMEESLSVSEVMDTTGTQGSVRTEKSKRHREMSEAVEAKEPEGSSGDEDISGRRASPELASSTTEFLQARQPQFLEPALPPSTAVLSSEPLEPLPTRLPPRARTPGPRPRQDPHKTGLSHYVKLFSFYAKMPMEKKALEMVEKCLDKYFQHLCDDLEVFAAHAGRKTVKPEDLELLMRRQGLVNDQVSLHVLVERYLPLEYRQLLIPCAFSGNSVFPAQ from the exons ATGGCTGAGGCAATGGCGGATAGCTACAACGGCGACAGCGAGCCTACGACGCGCACGCTCTTGCGGCGCGTGCTGGATACTGCGGATACGCGCACTCCGCGGCGACGCCGAAGTGCTAGAGTTGG TGCCCAGAAAGCCCTACTTGAAACACCTTCCTCCAGGAGGCTGAGCAGCCCAACAAAGATGAATGTGAGGCGACATTCCCATAGAGTGAGG TCTATTGGCAGATTGGCCCATGTTCACACCAGTGGGAATGTGGAGGAACAGACACCCCGGACTCTGCTGAAGAACATCCTTCTAACTG CCCCAGAATCTTCCATCATGAGGCCAGAGTCTGTGGTGAAGCCAGTGCCGACACCACAAGTGGTCCAGTCCTCTAGACGGGATAGCAGTCGGGGCAG CCTGGAGCTGCAACTTCCTGAGCTTGAGCCCCCCACAACCCTGGCTCTAGGTCTTCTGGCTCCtggcaggaggaagcagaggctgagATTGTCAGTGTTTCAGCAAGGAATGGACCAGGGACTGCCTCTCTCCCAAG AGCCTCGTGGGAATGCCAGTGCCTCCTCCCTCACCAG cTCCCTCAATTTGACCTTTGCCACTCCTCTCCAGCCACAGTCAGTGCAGAGGCCTGGTTTGGCTCGCAGACCTCCTACCCGCCGAGCTGTAGATGTGGGTGCATTTTTACAGGATCTGCGAGACACTTCTTTGGCCTTGGCTTCTCCAG GTGACAGCCTCAGAACCCCTGTTGCCACCCTGCCAGCGGATACTGTGTTGGAGGACACTCAGCCCTTCTCCCAGCCCTTGGTTGGCCGTTCCCCCAGTGGGTACCATTCCCTGACCTGTCTCTCTCACACTGAGGTTGAAGATGCTGAGAGGGCTGTCAGTCTCAGGACACAGAGCAGTGGGCCTAGGCTACAGAACCATA ATCCTGGAAAACCAGCTGAACTTCTGGCAGGAAAGGCAAAGAAGGTTGATGCCCATGCTGTGAGCTTCCCAAACAACAGCAGTGCTATCTCTGGAGAAGATGGAGTGGAGCCCTTACAGGATGGAGTTgatgaggaggcagaggaaaggatGGAGGAAAGTCTGAGTGTGAGCGAAGTGATGGACACAACAGGAACACAAGGATCTGTCAGGACAGAAAAGTCTAAGAGACATAGAGAAATGTCAGAAGCTGTTGAGGCCAAGGAGCCAGAAGGATCTTCAGGAGATGAGGACATCTCTGGTAGGAGAG CAAGTCCAGAGTTGGCTTCCAGCACCACTGAGTTTCTTCAGGCCAGACAACCTCAGTTTCTTGAGCCAGCCCTACCGCCTAGCACTGCAGT TTTATCTTCAGAGCCTCTGGAGCCTTTGCCAACCAGGCTTCCTCCCAGGGCCCGAACCCCCGGCCCCAGACCCCGTCAAGATCCCCACAAGACTGGATTGAGCCACTATGTGAAACTCTTTAGCTTCTATGCTAAGATGCCCATGGAGAAGAAGGCTCTTGAGATGGTGGAGAAGTG CCTGGACAAGTATTTCCAGCATCTCTGTGATGACCTGGAGGTATTTGCTGCTCACGCTGGCCGTAAGACTGTGAAGCCAGAGGACCTGGAACTGCTGATGCGAAG GCAGGGCCTGGTCAACGACCAAGTCTCCCTGCACGTGCTTGTAGAGCGGTACCTGCCCCTGGAGTACCGGCAGCTGCTCATCCCTTGTGCATTCAGTGGCAACTCTGTCTTCCCCGCCCAGTAG